Proteins encoded in a region of the Sterolibacterium denitrificans genome:
- a CDS encoding patatin-like phospholipase family protein has protein sequence MKKFPCRAGCGSSLFSAVLVVFLLSACAQWLPFKEPPPAVPAPAAKSQPPSPPPPPRIALALGGGAARGFAHVGVIKALEAQGIVPDIIVGTSAGAVVGALYAAGHSGFELQKLALQMDEGQVADWSLPARGVIKGEALQDFVNRAVNQRPLEKMPRLFAVVATDLQSGEAAVFRSGNTGMAVRASSSVPGVFQPVVINGHEYVDGGLVHPVPVRVARSLGADFVIAVDISARPQYGRVQSTLDVLLQTFAIMGQSIGRHELPEADMVIRPETPNIRATSFQDRHLAVLEGEKAVAVLLPELRRKLAKLREERQQRQ, from the coding sequence ATGAAGAAGTTTCCCTGCCGGGCGGGATGCGGATCGAGTCTTTTTTCCGCAGTCCTCGTCGTTTTTCTGCTCTCCGCCTGCGCCCAGTGGCTGCCGTTCAAGGAACCGCCGCCTGCCGTACCTGCGCCCGCCGCCAAGTCGCAGCCGCCATCTCCGCCTCCGCCGCCCAGGATCGCTCTGGCGCTGGGCGGCGGCGCGGCGCGCGGCTTTGCCCATGTCGGCGTGATCAAGGCGCTGGAGGCGCAGGGCATCGTGCCGGACATCATCGTCGGCACGAGTGCGGGCGCGGTGGTCGGGGCTCTGTATGCCGCCGGCCACAGCGGTTTCGAACTGCAGAAACTGGCCTTGCAGATGGACGAAGGGCAGGTGGCCGACTGGTCTCTGCCGGCGCGTGGCGTCATCAAGGGTGAGGCTTTGCAGGATTTCGTCAATCGCGCCGTCAATCAGCGGCCGCTGGAAAAGATGCCTCGTTTGTTCGCCGTCGTGGCAACCGATCTGCAAAGCGGCGAAGCTGCGGTTTTCCGCAGCGGCAACACCGGCATGGCGGTGCGGGCGTCGAGCAGCGTGCCGGGCGTGTTTCAGCCGGTCGTGATCAATGGGCATGAGTATGTCGATGGCGGCCTGGTTCATCCCGTGCCGGTGCGCGTGGCGCGCTCGCTTGGGGCCGACTTCGTGATTGCCGTGGATATCAGCGCTCGACCGCAATATGGCCGGGTGCAGAGCACGCTCGACGTGCTGCTGCAGACCTTTGCGATCATGGGGCAGAGCATCGGCCGGCATGAGCTGCCGGAAGCCGACATGGTGATTCGTCCGGAAACGCCGAACATCCGCGCAACCAGCTTTCAGGATCGCCACCTGGCCGTGCTGGAAGGCGAAAAGGCCGTCGCCGTGCTGCTGCCTGAACTCAGGCGCAAGCTGGCGAAGCTGCGGGAAGAGCGCCAACAGCGTCAATGA
- a CDS encoding C40 family peptidase produces the protein MRSSILAIFLSLSCLATAPCQADQVAEDFHTVRQQLADEPSLLERTGESAEKAAERALAFIGIRYRRGGSSPETGFDCSGLVNHVFKSVGTVLPRTAREMSHRGETVHKDELQPGDLVFFNTMRRAFSHVGIYLGNQQFVHAPASGGKVRIDDLREKYWGKRYNGARRIDGI, from the coding sequence ATGCGCAGCAGCATCCTTGCCATTTTTCTGAGTCTATCCTGCCTGGCCACGGCACCTTGCCAGGCCGATCAGGTCGCCGAGGATTTCCACACCGTCCGTCAGCAGCTCGCGGATGAGCCTTCGCTGCTCGAACGTACCGGCGAAAGCGCCGAAAAGGCGGCCGAACGCGCCCTGGCCTTCATTGGAATACGTTATCGGCGCGGCGGCAGTTCACCGGAAACCGGCTTCGACTGCAGTGGCCTCGTCAATCATGTTTTCAAGAGCGTCGGCACCGTGCTGCCGCGCACGGCGCGCGAAATGAGCCACCGAGGCGAAACCGTCCATAAGGACGAGTTGCAGCCAGGCGATCTGGTGTTCTTCAATACCATGCGCCGCGCCTTTTCCCACGTCGGCATCTATCTGGGCAACCAGCAGTTCGTCCATGCCCCGGCCTCCGGCGGCAAGGTGCGCATCGACGATTTGCGAGAGAAATACTGGGGCAAGCGCTACAACGGCGCCCGGCGCATCGACGGCATATAA
- a CDS encoding propionate--CoA ligase — MDKYQKYLSFYRRSIEQPEAFWADEAALIDWHVPPRQILDDSRPPFARWFVGGETNLCHNAVDRHAAVRPDARALIYISTETGTERVYSFRQLQQEVMRMAAILQELGVGKGDRVLIYMPMIPEACFAMLACARIGAIHSVVFGGFAAASLATRIDDARPALLISADAGMRGGRAIAYKPLVDEACALAQFPPARVLLVDRGIEEMKRVAGRDADYAALRAKHMAAQVPVTWLESGEPSYILYTSGTTGKPKGVQRDVGGYAVALASSVKRIYCGEAGGTFFSTSDIGWVVGHSYIIYGPLLAGMATVMYEGTPIRPDPGIWWKIVQDHRVNVMFSAPTAIRVLKKQDPEYLRKYDLSSLERLYLAGEPLDQPTHEWIMAALQKPVIDNYWQTETGWPMLSPVPGVEETPIKFGSPAFPVYGYNLKLFREDGSEAAVNEKGVVGILPPLPPGCLTTVWGDDARFVSTYFSLFKEPLVYSSFDWGIRDEDGYYSILGRTDDVINVAGHRLGTREIEEAVQAHAAIAEVAVVGVTDALKGQLPMAFAVVKEPARTATVEGRRQLEQEVMATVDSLLGAIARPARVHFVSGLPKTRSGKMLRRSIQALAEGRDPGDLTSIDDPGTLEQIRQILGAG; from the coding sequence ATGGACAAGTACCAGAAATACCTGAGTTTCTATCGTCGCTCCATCGAGCAGCCCGAGGCTTTCTGGGCGGATGAGGCCGCATTGATCGATTGGCACGTGCCGCCGCGCCAGATACTCGATGATTCGCGGCCGCCCTTTGCCCGCTGGTTCGTCGGCGGCGAGACCAATCTTTGCCACAACGCCGTCGACCGTCATGCCGCGGTGCGGCCGGATGCGCGGGCGCTGATTTACATCTCGACCGAGACCGGAACGGAACGGGTCTACAGTTTTCGCCAGTTGCAGCAGGAGGTCATGCGCATGGCCGCCATCCTGCAGGAACTGGGCGTCGGCAAGGGCGACAGGGTGCTGATCTACATGCCGATGATTCCCGAGGCCTGTTTTGCGATGCTCGCCTGCGCGCGCATCGGTGCGATTCATTCGGTGGTCTTCGGCGGTTTTGCCGCCGCCTCGCTGGCCACGCGCATCGACGATGCCCGCCCGGCGTTGCTGATTTCTGCCGATGCCGGCATGCGCGGCGGCCGGGCCATCGCCTACAAGCCGCTGGTTGACGAAGCCTGCGCGCTGGCGCAGTTTCCACCGGCCAGGGTGCTGCTGGTGGATCGCGGTATCGAGGAAATGAAGCGCGTTGCCGGGCGCGATGCCGATTACGCGGCGCTGCGCGCAAAGCACATGGCGGCGCAGGTGCCGGTCACCTGGCTGGAATCCGGCGAGCCGTCCTATATCCTGTACACCTCCGGCACCACCGGCAAGCCCAAGGGCGTGCAGCGCGACGTCGGCGGTTATGCGGTCGCGCTCGCCTCGTCGGTCAAGCGCATCTATTGCGGCGAGGCGGGCGGGACGTTCTTCTCGACTTCGGACATCGGCTGGGTGGTGGGGCATTCCTACATCATCTACGGCCCGTTGCTGGCCGGCATGGCAACGGTGATGTACGAAGGCACGCCGATTCGGCCCGACCCCGGTATCTGGTGGAAGATCGTCCAGGATCATCGGGTGAATGTGATGTTCAGCGCGCCGACGGCCATCCGTGTGCTGAAAAAGCAGGATCCGGAATACTTGCGCAAATACGATCTGTCTTCGCTCGAACGTCTCTACCTGGCGGGCGAACCGCTCGATCAGCCGACGCATGAATGGATCATGGCGGCCCTGCAAAAGCCGGTGATCGACAACTACTGGCAGACCGAGACCGGCTGGCCGATGCTCTCTCCGGTGCCGGGCGTCGAGGAGACGCCGATCAAGTTCGGCTCACCGGCCTTTCCGGTCTATGGCTACAACCTCAAGCTGTTCCGCGAAGACGGCAGCGAGGCGGCCGTCAATGAAAAGGGTGTGGTCGGCATACTTCCGCCGCTGCCTCCCGGCTGCCTGACGACGGTATGGGGCGATGATGCGCGTTTCGTCAGTACCTATTTCTCGCTTTTCAAGGAACCCCTGGTGTATTCCTCGTTCGATTGGGGAATCCGCGATGAAGACGGTTATTACAGCATCCTCGGGCGTACCGATGACGTGATCAACGTGGCCGGCCATCGCCTGGGCACCCGGGAAATCGAGGAAGCCGTGCAGGCGCACGCTGCCATTGCCGAAGTTGCCGTCGTCGGCGTCACGGATGCGCTCAAGGGCCAGTTGCCCATGGCTTTCGCCGTCGTCAAGGAACCCGCCCGGACGGCCACCGTGGAAGGGCGCCGGCAGCTCGAGCAGGAAGTGATGGCCACGGTCGACAGTCTGCTCGGCGCGATCGCCCGGCCGGCGCGCGTACATTTCGTCTCCGGTCTGCCCAAAACGCGTTCCGGAAAAATGTTGCGCCGTTCCATCCAGGCGCTGGCCGAAGGCCGCGATCCGGGCGATCTGACCAGCATCGACGATCCCGGCACGCTGGAGCAGATCAGGCAGATACTGGGCGCGGGTTGA